Genomic segment of Triticum aestivum cultivar Chinese Spring unplaced genomic scaffold, IWGSC CS RefSeq v2.1 scaffold201048, whole genome shotgun sequence:
CTCTGCCTAGCGTCTATTTCGCCAAAGCACACGCCTAGCATGATTACGCGCTAGGCAATCTGCTGTTGCCTAGGCACACTTAAGGGCATGCCTTGGTGTGCTTCAATGATTTTAACATGTAGCTTTCTTACATGGGAGTATTCTTTTTGGTATCACTATGCTCATGTTTACTTTATTTATTTGCCTACCCTGTCGTACGTTCTTCATATTAAAACCATGCGGATATCTCATGTGATTCCATGTACAGGTATTTTGTTGTCGTTGATGATATATGGAATGTGGAGGCATGGGATATTATTAAGTTTGCATTCCCCATGACAAGTTCTGGCAGCATCATAATCACCACTACTCGTATAAATGAAGTTGCCAAATCATGCTGTTCATCTTTCAGTGGCAATATTTATGATATAAAGCCTCTTAATTCAGTGCATTCAGGAGAGCTATTTCATAGAAGACTATTCGACTCCGAAGATAATTGCCCTCCACACCTTGAAGAAGTTTCTAATCAAATCTTGGAAAAATGTGCTGGATTACCTTTGGCAATCATAGCTATATCTGGTTTGCTGGCTAACACAAGAAGAACAGAGGACCAATGGAGCAAAGTAAAAGATTCAATTGGTCGTGCACTTGAAAGGAATCATGATGTTGAAGtaatgatgaagatattgtcacttAGTTATATTGATCTGACTGCTCATCTGAAGACTTGTCTCTTATATATCAGTATATTTCCTGAGGATTCTTCAATTCATAGGATTAATCTGATACGGGACTGGATAGGTGAAGGATTCATTCCTAAAGAAGAAGGGCTTACAATACATGAGACAGGAGAAAGGTGTTTTAATGAGCTCCTCAATAGGGGCTTGATCCTACCTGGGGAAACAAATGAATATGGTGAGGTGAGGTATTGTCGAGTTCATGACGTAATTCTTGATTTCATCAAATCCAAGTCTATTCAAGAGAACTTTGTTACTTTCCTGAGTATTTCCAATCCAAAAGCTGGGACAGAAAGCATTCACCGGTTATCTCTACAAGGTGGCAAGCAAGAAAATTCAACAATACCAACAGCAGGCTTGGATTTATCCCATGTCAGATCAGTGTATGGAGCTTCCGTGGAAATGCCTTCTTTAGAGAAGTTCAGACATCTGCGTGTTCTGCACTTGATCCACTATGTCCGTTATTCAGAACAAAATCTTGAAAATCTAGTGAGGTTGTTCCAGCTGAGTTACTTGAACTTGAGACATGTAGGAATAAGAGAGCTCCCAAAACAAATTGGGCGTTTAGGGTGCTTAGAGGTACTAGACCTAAGAGAAAATCCGGTAAAGGAATTACCTGCATCTATTGTTAATCTCAGAAAATTGTCGCATCTACTTGTTGAGTATGGTGTTAAATGTCCTGATGGGGTTGCGAAGATGGAAGCATTGGAGGCGTTGAAAGAGGTCGGTGTCTCCATACAGTCATTAGACTTTGTGTCGGGCCTTGGCCAGCTGAAGAATTTGAGTAACCTGGCCCTTGATTCTAACACCAATGATACAATTGAAGCTGCGGAAGAGCGCAACAGAGCTATCGTATCTTCCCTGTGTGAGCTAGGCACCCAGAACCTGCAGTCCCTGACTATTCGGGATGGGAGAGGCCTCTTACAGGTACATCTGTGCGAGCTTACCCTCGAGAAGCTTGTTAACTTCTTTTTAGCCATCCCGCAGATCCCGAAATGGGCAAGCTCCCTCAGGAACCTCCAAAAGCTAATCCTTGAAGTGAAGGGAGTTAAGCAGGATGATATCTGCATGCTTGGGGCCTTACCCTCTCTGCTCATTCTGCACCTAAAGGAACAAACAATGTCAAACGAGCTCAGAATCAGTGGTGAAGTTGGTTTCCTATCCTTGAAGATTTTTATTTATGATGCAAAATATCACACGGTAGATCACATGTTTGCAGCACGATCCATGCCCAAGCTAGAAAAACTCGTGCTTATTTGCCACGTAGCTGAAGCTGACTCGCTGGACTTTGGAATGGAGAACCTCCGCTGCCTCAGTACTATCAGATGCGAAGCAAATGGCGACAGGGGCATTGTTCAAGCTGCAAAGACTGTCATGGAGAGAGCAGTCAGCACACATCCGAACCACCCTAATCTACTCTTTTTGCGTGTTGACAAATATGTTTGGTCTCTAATTCCCAGCTTTGATTAAATAAGTCAAGAATCAGGAACAGAAGAGTTGCCGCTGCTCGTTGTCTGGACGGCCAATTTTCAAGTTTAAGATTGCTTAGCTCGATACTTCTCTCTTATGTGGTACCCCAGTACACTGTACTCTCTCCGTTGGATGATGGAGACTACATAGTATCTGTGCGTTTGTACAAAAGTTTCACCACCTGGTTTAGTTTAACTACAAAGCACCATACTGGTGATGGAGACTACCATCTCTTGAGCTCTGCATATCATCTAAGTTGTCACTCAGAAAATGTGTATGTTGTCTCTTGTTCTCCCGGTGTCCCTAGATAACTGCTGCAAGCACGCTTCAGCATCCAGTTAGATTACTAGTACACATTTGTAAGGCGCCGACAGTCGTATGTTTAATGATTTCCTTCTGCAAGCATGCACTTTGTAAGGCGCCGACAGTCGTATGTTCCCGGTGGATGCAAACACGCACGCAAGCTGCTTGAGCGAACGGACACAAGAGAAAAACAGAGGAGGAGCAGAGCAGCACACACACAGGCTAGCTTTCCACGCAACGAATTACTAGCTTTCCACGAGCGAACCAACGACACACGCCGGCTCTGCTCGTTTGTTGTCCAGTTACAGAAACCAACACCCGGTAAAGCGACAGAGTATAGGCACACTCCCCTAGAAAAAAAGAGTATAGGCACACTCACTCTACTCTATTTCTATCGTGCTCGTTTGATGTCCCTTTGTAATTAGTATAGGCACTGGTTTTAAGTCTTTTAACACACTAGATGAACTAAAACTAAACACGTTCAGTAAAAAGGGACTAAAAGTACGGACGCGGACGTTTGGTTCCTGGGTGTATCTACACCCTATATGaaaaaaaaattagtaattcaacaaaaagtcacaaaattctgaaaatatttttgaaataaactcgACCTTCCATTGTACTTGTGAGAAAAAAATCACAAAACGAAAATCcccctttgacttcttttcaaaaaatacattttttttgtcaaaatagtgtgaatagtgacctataatagcaaataaattttgccTTTTTTGCCCTAAAATCAATGTTGGTTTTTTCCCggtgaaaatttatatactagtgcaaaagaaagtcaagttTATTCTAAAAAAACTTCTGAactattttgaatttttttttaattattaaaataatttgcatatagggtgtatatacaaCCAGGAACCAAATTGTATTTCTCCTAAAAGTACACTTTTTATTGGTAACAGTTTGTCTTGTTAACACCTAGTTCAACAATTTTCCTTCCTTGTTTGTCCTCCCTCAAGCATGTTCTCTGGCAAGCCATTTGGAGCTCCGTAAGCCCGTGTGGACGGTTCTCCGTCTCGTGTGCCAAGCGAATATTTCACGGTTTGGCACCACGTAGCGCCCAAACTTCACGCGCGGGCCGTGTCATGCCAAAGCGCGACGGCCCTCTCCTCTCTGAGGGCTTTCCAACGGACCCAGAACTGGCTCGATCGGAGCCCATATGCTTGAGCTATGGG
This window contains:
- the LOC123176454 gene encoding disease resistance protein RGA5 — encoded protein: MYRYFVVVDDIWNVEAWDIIKFAFPMTSSGSIIITTTRINEVAKSCCSSFSGNIYDIKPLNSVHSGELFHRRLFDSEDNCPPHLEEVSNQILEKCAGLPLAIIAISGLLANTRRTEDQWSKVKDSIGRALERNHDVEVMMKILSLSYIDLTAHLKTCLLYISIFPEDSSIHRINLIRDWIGEGFIPKEEGLTIHETGERCFNELLNRGLILPGETNEYGEVRYCRVHDVILDFIKSKSIQENFVTFLSISNPKAGTESIHRLSLQGGKQENSTIPTAGLDLSHVRSVYGASVEMPSLEKFRHLRVLHLIHYVRYSEQNLENLVRLFQLSYLNLRHVGIRELPKQIGRLGCLEVLDLRENPVKELPASIVNLRKLSHLLVEYGVKCPDGVAKMEALEALKEVGVSIQSLDFVSGLGQLKNLSNLALDSNTNDTIEAAEERNRAIVSSLCELGTQNLQSLTIRDGRGLLQVHLCELTLEKLVNFFLAIPQIPKWASSLRNLQKLILEVKGVKQDDICMLGALPSLLILHLKEQTMSNELRISGEVGFLSLKIFIYDAKYHTVDHMFAARSMPKLEKLVLICHVAEADSLDFGMENLRCLSTIRCEANGDRGIVQAAKTVMERAVSTHPNHPNLLFLRVDKYVWSLIPSFD